In Alosa sapidissima isolate fAloSap1 chromosome 5, fAloSap1.pri, whole genome shotgun sequence, the genomic stretch TGAAGattacacacactcaggcataaGGATACATGTTAGCACGACACTGACATTTCATCAGTACATTCGCAATTTAGATATAGCCTAGCTTTTTCAAAACAATGCAGTTAAAATAAATCTACTTTAACGTTTCAAACCATAACAATCCATTAACTCTTCATGTGAATATCAGATAAGACACGTGACCATGCCAGAGAAACACCAAACACTAGTTAACCATGCAGAGTGCTTCTTTCCCCCACTCCACCCAAACACACGCAGGTTAGGTGCACACTTCTAGCAGCAGACCCAACCaccttttgtgtttttttctcctgcTCTGTTTATTAATGACGCGTGTCAAATTGATCAGGCTCCTCATCCCATTCGTCTTTGTCCCAGTGGCCTCTCTGCTTGGGCGCCCTGGGGCCACCTGCTGGCTTGGCCATAATGATCTgacacatccaaacacacattaaAGTCTTAGAAATATGAGGAGCGCAAGTCACAATTCACTGCGTCTCCTAAGAAGGACATCAAGACTGAAAGGAGGAAGACGGGTAACATTTTTGTAAGATATACACCAAAAATTAAATAAGAAATGACTGAACCCAGAAGACTGACCTGGTCAACCCGAAGAACAGTGATGGCGGCGTTGGTGGCCAATTTGATGCCCCAGTGTTTCACCACAAAGGGATCCTGGATACCGGCCTTCACCATATCAGTCAGTGCAGGCCCCTCACCCTGagagaaatgtttgtttgtttaatgtaAGGCCATTTTAGCAACTATGGCTATTTAATGACCAGTGCATTGTGTGatgtttaaatatgttttttaaaatctatgctagtaaaatattcaaaaaTTTTCAAAAGGTGGGACCTTAAGAAAGAAATTTATCATAAAGTAAATTTAGAAATGGCTAAAACAAGCAAGTAAGCCATCTGCAAAAAAGCTCAAATTCTATTCAGCTTTTATCGTGGAATTCACCTCGATGTCGACGCCCATGTTACTCTGTCCCTCATGGTGAGCAGCGTAGAGTTTAGAGATGACCTCGTTGGCCTTCACTCCTGAATTTTCAGCCAGGGCTCTGGGCACCACCTCAAAGGACTCGGCAAACTTTTTGATAGCGTACTGTTCCAACCCCGGGCATGACTGAAACGCAAAAGAACAGCGACCACAAAACCTAAATTACCATCGATCCTCTGGATTGACACAAACAGGTTACTGGGCTGTGAGGCGATAAGATGCCCCAGGCTGTGGTGTATGGCAGTGCTAAAGTGACTGACCTCTCCATAAGATGTGATCTGTTTGGCCAGCTCAATCTCAGTGGCCCCGCCACCAGGCACCAAGCGTTGGTCCTAAAATCAAGGACATCAATCACTTTAAATTGGTCTATACTTACGCACACTGATAAACAATGCTGCTGTGTCATCAGAGATTTGGAGGAGAAACACATCTACAACCCCTAATTTAATCACTTTATGTACATCTGAAAATAATGCTCAACAACTATTCTGAGAAATGTATAATGACACGATGTAAAATTAAAGAGGTGCAGCTCACCCTGACAAGAGCCTTGAAGGTGTTCACTCCATCAGCAACAGCTCTCTCAATGTCATCCATCAGGTTATCTGTGGAGCCCCGAATCACTACAGAGGCGATGGCGTTATCTTCCTTCTCTGTACAGACAAGTCACGGGGCATCCATCAGAATGAGCACATTTCAAGTTAAAAGCTGCAGACCACTTTTGTAGCTTTAGGTTTGGATCCTTAAGGCTCATTTATGCTCAACAATAAAATAGAGAAATGGAGGAAGGCTTCGTGAGTTAGTACTTGGTGTTCATTTAGTCTGCGTCCTGCACATTTTCTAAAAGCTGACATATACAGACAAAGCGTTTGAAAGGGCTGTATCTAGTTTCATACAGGGAGGATGAATGAGACAAAATGGAGGACATTCGCATTGGCCCCAAATGAAGGGCAGTGAGGGTCATACCGTGTTTAAACACAACCACTTGTGTGTCGCCCACTTCTGAGAGGTAGACACTGTCACAGCGGCCCATTTCCTCTGGTGTGGGTGGCGTCTGCAGAGAGAGTAACAGGTGAGTCTCACACAACCCACTTGCTTTATCAAGAGCACAATGACAAAAAAGCAAACTTGTAAACATAAATTGACAAAGCAACGGAGCTTTCAGATATGACGTGACAGCAGCACTGCTGTACTACGCAACCCATTACTTCCAATGGCCTTCGCTGTGTAAGGACAGTTTTTTTATGCTGCATACGAGCAACATGCAATGATGGCCCGTATCAGCCCACAAAATTGACCATGGCACActgtggcattttttttttgttttcactgaacAGAGTGGCCAGGTTAGCACAAATCGCTTTGAATCTGAAGGAACCATTGGCCATTCCGCTCTGACCTCCCCATGATGAGGTGTGCGATAAAAAGACTTACCACTCTAGGCAGTGCAACTGCTCCAACAGTTTTGCATAACCTCCTCAGGTCCCATTTAGAGTTAagcctacagagagagagatgacaaatGTTACCAGAGCTAAGCTGATAAGGCACATCGAAAATGTGCCGTCCCGAAAGGCTCACCAGAACACACATTCTGTATAAAAGACTgataaaaaacaaatatatcaaATGTACTGCACAGTAAAATCAATAGATAACAACTACTAGACAACATTTTCATTTCCCTAAGCATTGAACTCTCAATCGTTTACAGACAGTAACCTAATTGGTCatcatgcacaggtaagtcataGCATAGTGAAAACATTACGGCTTCCTTTGCCATTGCCTGATAATCTTAACATTAAACATGCCTCAAAATGACGACAATGGGTTGATGTGCTCTTCGCTCACCTAACCACCATGAGGTTGTATTTGTTGGCATAGTGTAGTGCCATGTCTGCAACCTTGCCCCCGGTCACCACCACATTCACGCCCGCGTCAGCAACGGCCTTCACATGGGCCTCCATCATGTCCTCCTCTCCCTTACTGAAGTCCATCAGCTCGCCTGCATTCTTGATCAGCACTGTGCCCTAAACAAAAGGAAGCAGACAAGCACAGGCAAATGTCACATACACaactagggatcgaccgatatggattTTTTAGTGCCGATACCAATACCGATTTTTTTCCATCAGCCTTAGACGATGACCAATACAGGCTGCCGATTTTCTTGAGCcgatactgcttttattttgctccctcaatttgcatcatacaaatgacacataattaGACAAATGATGATAAATGTTATAAGTCTCAATTTagaaaaggaacatttattgaacttatggatgggtgcactggatatggttaactgtgcaaaatgctttcatcaacatcttacaacacagccttgatgatgcattgcttgcggacatattataagacataattcaagtaatcacaaaatgtcctttgtcaacacatttaaaaTCATTCAAGAAAACAATAAGCCTGAAAAGTAGCTATTGAAATAAAGTGCGTGATTTGTCATTTTAGACTGCATGGTTTAAATTTTTCTATGTCTATATTTTTCTAAAAAGCTGCCAGATGTGTCAaccacagaacataaatcagcagagGAAAATAACGTGGAAATAACGTGGTGTCAGATGTTTCTGTTCTAAACGGCATCAACATAAAAAGGTATAAAAACGTATCTCAAAGATTTAAAATCTCTCCTTTAGGTAGCGCAGCACTCTCATATCGCTGTGATGCGCGTgaccagacgcacacacaaacttctgttTGGTAGCTGACGAACCACCATTGAACTGGATTGATAATGATAACGTTAGCAAACGGCTCTAAACAAGTAAGGCATACACGGTATGTCTGGTACATGATATACGTTAAGACGAATTAATATTCAACTACACGTCTCATTATTAAAGCTCTGATATCACTGCGATGGCAACTCTGCCCGCTCGAAGggagacgcacacaccacacacgtccaaaactcagccaggtggtcgctgaataaaactcccacaaatatctcggaacaacgtcggcattacttaatcatatgaTTGACCAGTGTTCGTAACAGCTACCGCTAACGCATGCATACGGATAGCCTACAACTaagctatttgcagctccctaaatacaatggcaagcatgttttatagaacaggcattcagggagggagacgcgcgcgcgcacacacacacacacacaccacacgcgtccaacactcagccaggtggtcgctgaataaaactcccacaaataccacggaacaacgttggcattaggctactttcataTGACCAGTGTTTGTAACAGCTACCGCATGAATATGGATCCGCATGAATatggatagcctacaacttagctatttgcagctccctaaatacaatggcaagcagtttTATAAACGATCATTAAGCATtaaaaaaaagtagcctacctatCTATCATTCGTGTTTTCCATTTGGACCCACAAACTTGCTTCCACCTTCAAAGTGTATGGCAATATTTCAGCTAAGTCAAACAATTAAAAGATGCTTTGAAAGTTTAAAGTTCACTGTTGACTTGAAGAGCAGGCTTACAGAACTCTGCTCGTGGGCAAGGGGCAGTCTGCACGTGAATTGCAgcgtctccagcaacacagAGCTGCCTGTGGACGCCTGTATGTAAATAATGCGGGGAAATAACTATCGGCGAATGCAGCGGCTTATCAGCCGATGCCGATACACGTAAAAAAGGCAAATATCGGCCCGCCgatatatcggtcgatccctatgACACAACAATTTAAAGTGCAAGTCAACAGCAGCAAAATGTACTTTGGACAAATAGAACTGCCTTGGCAAAGTGTTTTTTGATTGCTGGCATGTATTCCATGCTGTTATGACAACCTGAGGGTGATTAGACACTAGGCCATGCCGTGTTATGCTATGCCTGTGATATGGGTAAAGAGTTTAATTGGTGACGTTAGAGAGATTACCATAGaccatgaaaataaaacaaaactctGCCAAAGCCTGCTGTGAGTTGAATTATTTGTTAAGTACAGTCGACTTAAACATGATTTTCCAGCTGGAGTTGACCTGAATTACTGTAAATTCAAACAGCAGCTGAGAGTAACTTAAGAAATCACAAAGCAAGGTGCAATTGTCAGCAGTCACCTAAACTGGCATCAAAGTCACCTAAATTGACACTTATCAGGACTTCTCTTACTGACGTGTGAAAGGCAGGACATTAACTGCTGCATAAAATGGccgggagaaaaaaaaatatatattttccagAATTTTTCCAAACTGATTACCTGTTCTTTAAGGACACTACATTTAAGCTTTACTATGTTCGATATTATTTGTGCATCTGCAACTTTATATTTACTACAATGAGCAAAACTTCCAGGACTTTGAAGACTGTTGACCCCAAACTTCTATACTTTCCGAGGCCTCAGGAAAGTATAAGTATTTCCATACTCAAGACTCTCCAGACCAAGCTCACGAACCATGTATTTCACAAGAGAATCACCAGACAAAGCCAAAGCTGCAGTGCTacctctggtggacaaactgtGCAATGACAACTATGATAATTCAGTCCAATGATGAAGCTATTTGGCTTTCCTTTATCTAATAgtaatttaaaaaagaaaaagaaagagataagCCATTGTGAAGTGCAATACTTGACAGATCAGCAATTAGCTTCCAGTGGTTGAATAGGCTGACTTATTGGTTGGGCTCAAGTTACATGGTTAaagttaaagcgatggttcggagtaatttcaccctagggtcctttgcaccatgatcccgagccaaacaccctcccagaacctgttttcccttggtcggaccctggtcgagtagcgccgtcagaaactaatgagtttctgcagtcgtaatggtaccaacttttatctcgtaaattaccccactaataatgccctgaatggtacgaaacttctacagtagtacaaccatgttctttactcataatcACAATATAATGCATCTGCAGTATGTGCTATTATAAGTAATAAGACTTATTTCAGTTATCCAAGTTATTTAACTTCACTTGGTTACTTGGTTGAAGTTATTTAACTTCACTTGGTTTCCTTATTTTAGCCTATTGGTGATATTTTTCTGGGGTTGAGGAAATAACAGAAAAGGCTAATGGACCCTCCCCAACCCATGAATAATCGTGATTACAATTttcaaaacaaaaatattttcgCCATAATCGAGCAGCACTATTCAGTCTTAGACATAAATAAAGCACATCAGTAGTTTTCTTGCTAGTGTACTTCACTTACCTTTGTCTCGGTCACCATGCAGTcaaatggacaagaatatgCGGCAATCTTGGCGTCTTTGACGGTTGTGACGTCTCCCTCCGTTTCCTTCTTGAAGACCATTCCATGAAGCACAGAGGAGGAATGGAGTCCACTGCCCTGGATAGTCAGAACAACAAGCAtgaacacagttacacacaaaaGAAGCAGGCGCCCAGGTGTGCAAAGCTATATGGTCCATCCAACAACCACTTACCAGAATTTTGCATGTTCTGACATTATCCACATTGAAACTGCCAGATTCGGTGTAGACAGATACTGTAAGTAAAATGAAACTTGGGTAAGTGGCTAGCAATTTCATAGGACGAGTCAGCAATCTTGAGAACACCATGTCATGACAgtatttttatcttttttaaacAAAACCAACAGTTGGGTACATGGATTCTTCACCTCATCTGACATGAAATAATTAAAAAGCAACCCTGAAGACTGACCCCATGTTCCTCTGGAGGAATAGCTTTTTCATAACTTAAATGATGCCCTCTTTACCGTCCCCTAAACAACTAATGTGGCAGACTTACTACAGGCCTGTGCGATGAGGTTAGCCAGGAAGTCTTCATTGCCATACTGCTTGCTCATGACAGCTGTGCGAATCATGGCTGTGGCCACATCAATGTCACGCAAGTTAATGTCTGAGGAGCTCACACAGTTGGGTAGAATCTCCACTGCCTTCTTGCATGCCATCTCGTAGCCCTCGATGACCTGCACACAAGAAGAAATTCTTTGGATTTAGAGACTTGAGAACACCCAAAATACCTTAGATGCAGAGCTTTATGAAGGTGAAAGGAAAGAATCTTCTGGCACATGTACAACTGGTAGCTATATGCTATTCATCAGCTGTAAATGTATATTATAGTTTTAATCACTACCATTTTTCTACATGAATTCAGCCCAGGAACAATAGCAAAGCcaacataacataacacttCCATCACTTAATCAACCATCTCTGTAGAATGGGAGGAGCTGGATCCCTGCCCATGGCCCACAACTAGTGTCTGGTAAGGCTGCAACTAAAGATCAGTTCCATAGTCGATTCATCTGCCTTTGATTAATCGAGAAGTTGTTTGATCAATAAAATGCCAGAATATGGTGAAAAGATGTCGATCATTGTTTGTTTCCCAAGCCCAAGATGAGGTCTTCAATTGCCTTGTTTGTCCACAGACCAAAGGTATTTAGTTCACGGTCATAGAGGAGTGAGTAAAGCTGAAAATGTTTAAGTTTAAGAGGCTACAATCAAAATAGTTGCCGATTAATTTAGCCAACAACTAATCGATTACTTGAATTTATCATTGCAGCCCTAGCGTCTGGATAACCTGTACCTCAGTCACTGAGAGGCCCATC encodes the following:
- the cct8 gene encoding T-complex protein 1 subunit theta isoform X1 codes for the protein MALHVPKAPGFAQMLKDGAKHYSGLEEAVFRNIQACKELAQTTRTAYGPNGMNKMVINHLEKLLVTNDAATILRELEVQHPAAKMLVMASTMQEDEIGEGTNFVMVFAGALLEHAEELLRMGLSVTEVIEGYEMACKKAVEILPNCVSSSDINLRDIDVATAMIRTAVMSKQYGNEDFLANLIAQACISVYTESGSFNVDNVRTCKILGSGLHSSSVLHGMVFKKETEGDVTTVKDAKIAAYSCPFDCMVTETKGTVLIKNAGELMDFSKGEEDMMEAHVKAVADAGVNVVVTGGKVADMALHYANKYNLMVVRLNSKWDLRRLCKTVGAVALPRVTPPTPEEMGRCDSVYLSEVGDTQVVVFKHEKEDNAIASVVIRGSTDNLMDDIERAVADGVNTFKALVRDQRLVPGGGATEIELAKQITSYGESCPGLEQYAIKKFAESFEVVPRALAENSGVKANEVISKLYAAHHEGQSNMGVDIEGEGPALTDMVKAGIQDPFVVKHWGIKLATNAAITVLRVDQIIMAKPAGGPRAPKQRGHWDKDEWDEEPDQFDTRH
- the cct8 gene encoding T-complex protein 1 subunit theta isoform X2, with translation MALHVPKAPGFAQMLKDGAKHYSGLEEAVFRNIQACKELAQTTRTAYGPNGMNKMVINHLEKLLVTNDAATILRELEVQHPAAKMLVMASTMQEDEIGEGTNFVMVFAGALLEHAEELLRMGLSVTEVIEGYEMACKKAVEILPNCVSSSDINLRDIDVATAMIRTAVMSKQYGNEDFLANLIAQACISVYTESGSFNVDNVRTCKILGSGLHSSSVLHGMVFKKETEGDVTTVKDAKIAAYSCPFDCMVTETKGTVLIKNAGELMDFSKGEEDMMEAHVKAVADAGVNVVVTGGKVADMALHYANKYNLMVVRLNSKWDLRRLCKTVGAVALPRVTPPTPEEMGRCDSVYLSEVGDTQVVVFKHEKEDNAIASVVIRGSTDNLMDDIERAVADGVNTFKALVRDQRLVPGGGATEIELAKQITSYGESCPGLEQYAIKKFAESFEVVPRALAENSGVKANEVISKLYAAHHEGQSNMGVDIEGEGPALTDMVKAGIQDPFVVKHWGIKLATNAAITVLRVDQIIMAKPAGGPKAPQGKKDWDDED